A region of the Candidatus Eremiobacteraceae bacterium genome:
ACACGCGACAGCGGCCAATAGATACTCGTCACCCTTCCGATAAGCTGATCGCGCCGAACGAATCCCCACAAGTGACTGTCATCGGAGTTGTTTCGGTTGTCACCGAGCACGAGATAGTAGCCTTTTGGAATCCAATTCTGTCGACTCCATGAATCTTTGGGCGGGATCTGCGCTCTTGACGGGTCGAGCGGCGTCTCGTCGACGTAAATATCGAAGTTTCGAACTTGTAGACTGTACGAAGCCGGCGTGGAGATATAAGGTTCATAGACCTGCGTGCCATTTACATACGTACGTCCTCGGCGCATGGCAACGGTGTCACCGGGCCCGGCGACAATTCGCTTCGTGAAAGGCAGAGTGCCAAGAATTGCCGGCGGCTCGAACACCACCACTTCCCCGTCCGATGGATCGTGGTTGCCATATCTCGAGGTATCGGCGCAGACAGAATCGCCCGGTTGTATCGTCGGCTGCATCGCCGCCCCCGGCTCCATGAAGGCACGAGTGCACGGCGCATGACCGAATGTATTGTGATACCACCAGACACCCACGGCCGCACACATTGCGGCAGCGGCGGCGAGGACGATAAGTACGACCATAGTCGAGCGAGACACGAACTAATCAGCCCATGCGTTATCGGCGCCGCGACTGCAGCTAGGTTGAGCCATGTTCCAAGGCTTCATCGCGCATCCGTCTTGGGGATTCGACCGATTGGAGCCTGTGATGGCAAAAGAACTAGGGCAAGCGGTGCTTGCCCTAGTACGGTTACCCCCTACCTTCTGAGGCAAATGGTGCCCGGCGCCAAGTTCGTAGGCCTTTGGAGTCTGTGGACGCACGCCGGACGCCCATTGCGCTATACTCTTTATTGACGGGCTCGGACCGCCCTCACCCGAACGTTAGGGTCGTCCGCGAGCGCGACCATTACCAGATGGCGGCGCTAGCGCTGCACACGTTGCTAGGAGAATATCATGAATCGAATTGCGGCATTTCGATTGGTCTCGGTCGTATTTCTTTGCCTCGGGGCGATCGCTTTCGGCAGCGCTATTCACCTACCCGCGTTGGCGGCCGAAGGCTTCAATAACTACATCGCGCCCGCGCCGAACGTATCATGTTCGAGCACTTCACCGTGCCTTGCGGAATCTAACACGAGCTCGGGCGCCGGCGTAAAAGGCAGTTCGACTGCCGGAAACGGGTCCATCGGCACAACCAAATTCAAAAGCACTTCGCAAGGCAACGGCACGGCCGGCGTTTTTGGCCAGGACTTGTCCACTTCGGGCACCTTTGACTCTGGCGTGTTCGGTAGCTCGACAAACGGAGTCGGCGTGCAAGGCACATCGATCAATGGTTTGGGCATGATGGCCACTTCCACAAACCAGACCGCGTTGTTTGTGCAGAACATCGGCGCGTCGGACGGCATTCAGGCGGTGGCTCTCAGCAACGACGGCACCAACAGCAGCACGCAGAACAATAGCTCGATTCGCTCGGGCCGCTCTGGCGTGTGGGGGCACGACGATTCGACAGATGGCGGTTTCCGCAACTTTGGGGTCGCCGGCACGTCCACGAACGGCATCGGCGTCTTGGCGGATTCGACGAACTGGATCGGCCTGGACGCGGTCGGGGGCGGACTTGAAAACGGTGCTCACGGCGCGGCGCTCAGCGTTACCGGGGGACAGTCCGCGGCGAATGTGATTCTTGCGTGTGCGGACGTGAGCGACAATCCGTGCACGCGAGAAAGTAATTCGATTGAATTCATCCTGGACCACAATGGGGACTTGAGAATCAGCGGACACATATACACATCCGGTTCATGCGGGACCGGTTGCGCTATCGGAAGGGACGGATCTACGCACAGGGTCTCGTCGTACGCTCCAACGCAGACCGTGCCGAGTATTGACGACTTTGGAGAAGCGCAACTCGTTGGTGGTCACGCATATGTGAAGATGAACGCGGATTTCGCCAATGTCGTCGATCAACATGCCAACTACCTCGTCTTCATCACGCCTGAAGGAGACAGCCGCGGGCTCTACGTGACCGAGAAAACGCGGGCTGGATTCACAGTGCGAGAGAATCAGGACGGAAGGTCGACGCTCGCGTTCAGCTATCGAATTGTCGCGAAGCCACTCGGAGTCGAAAAACCGCGCCTGCCCATGGAATCGGTTGGGCCGCGGCGACAAACGGGTGATAATCGTGTGAAATTGTAGGGCATGCAAAAACGGGGGCAAGCGATGCTTGCCCTAGTACGAGATAAAAATGGGGCGAGCGATTGCTAGCCCTATTTTTTACTCTTCGCTGTCCGACGTCACGATGAGGTCGAACGATTCACGCGGACGCACGTGTGCGAAATAGTGATCCTCCGCGGCATCCCAAATCGCGTGCCACGAGCGCATGAAGTCCTCGCCCTCTCGCGCGATCAAGCGCTTCTGCCGGACTTCGTCCTGCGCTTCCACCAAGACGCTGAAGTCTATGAGATCGGCAAGCTCCGGCCGCGAGCAGTACGCGCCATCGAGGATGATCACCGCCGAAGGCGCGCACGTCTCGAGTCGATCATCTAACCCTATCCGGGTAAGAAAATTGAAAGGATGCCACGACGCGACTTGGCCCGCCAGCAGCGGCTCGAGCGCTTGCGCGCGCAGCCGCCTCCAATCAAGCGCATCGGCGACTTTGGCTTCGGTCGATCGTGCTTCCCATTCGGCGTCAGGTCCGTTCGTAAAAAAATCATCGGCGTCAACCACCGAACCACCGAGCGCGACGGCGATTGCCGCCGCAAGATTGGACTTGCCCGCGCCGCTCCGACCGTCCAACGCAACGGCGAGCGGAGTGTCGCGAACGCTGAGCAAGAGTTGAATTTCTGCAATAATGGTGTCGGATGCGCGCGTCAAGAGACTTTTTCTTGTATCCTGCGGTTAAGCGAGGGGTGAGCGTTGCTCACCCTAGTACGAACAATTATCCTGCGGTTAAGCGAGGGGTGAGCGTTGCTCACCCTAGTACGAACAATAGTACCAACGAATGAACAAACGTTCACGCCGGCGCGTCGTCGAATGTACGCTTCACATACAAGCGGAGCCCGGTGAACAATCCGACTGCGAATACGAGCGTGATCGCGCTCATCAACGCGACCGCCGGCGACAAGTGGCCACCCGAATACGCCGAAGTCGAGAACGCACCGGCCATGTAGCGGGCGCCGAGCCGAAATGCCAGTGCTGCGATGAACAATCCCATGCCGATCGGCGATGACTTGACAAACGCCGCGTTCGCGCTCCGATCCACGCGTATCGTGCTGTGGATGCCTTGGAACCAGCCGAACGCCGTTCCCGCGACAAGCGCGATGAACATGTACACGATGTCGAGCGTCGACGATACGCCGGAGACCCAGATATCGACGACCACCAGCACGAGCATGACGGCGGGCCAAACCCAAAGCGACCCCATGCCGAACTTCCGCTCGCGCGAGACGCGAAAGACGATGATTGCGAGAATGATAACGCCGAGGATCACATTGACGACGGTTTGATTCATTTTATCTAACTATCTCCAGCGATGTCTGCGACGAGCCTATTGCTCAATCGTTCAATAGTGTCGGCTTCTTGGCGAGCCCGCTCCATCGCCGCCTCCAAGGTGTCGCTCGCGGCCGCGCCCGGCATGGAGACGGCGGACGTGTAGAAGCGGTCGGGCGCTTGGAACAGCGGCTCGATGCGCACGTCGCGTTGACCGCCGTCAGGCGTGGAGAACAGATATCGCACGCACGCGAAACGGCACGTTCCCCCGAGCGAATCCCATTCCGGGCGCGGCGGCGCGTGCCGCTTGAGCACTGCCACCGGATCGAGACCCTCCCAAGCTGCGATCGTGCCGTCGGCTTCGACCTTCACACGATAAGGCGCCGGATATGCCACGATCCGCAACGTCTTCTGAAATTCATCGCCGATGCGCTCTATCGCTTGGGTCGCGGAGCGCGGACTCGTCTCAGTCGATTCGACGCGCGCCTGATCGATGATCAACGTGCGGCCCTTCGGCGGGTCAGAGAACAAGACGCCGCCTTGGATCTGCGTGAGCGATGGATAATCGCGGTGAAGCTCTTTCAGCAGCTCGCCCTGCATGCCCGGGTCCAGCGGCGGGCCCGGAACGATGCGGTAGAGGCCGACGGTGATTTTGAAGAAGTTGAACGGCGCGAGTTTGATGACGATGCTCCTTACCACGATGTGCACGCGCTCCCGCGAGGCGAAAACATCAATCCGACAGAGGGATATGCCCTACACGCTACCTGGCCCTTCGCAACGACCCGCATAAGCGTTCCTCGTCGTATTTCCGGACAGCGGAGGGAATGGCGGAAGTAACAATAAGAACCCTTTGAAAAAAACTGCGTCTTTCGCATCCGGAGAGCACTATGCAAGTCAAGCCATTCACCGACACGCCGATCAAATATCTCGAGTACGACGGCCGGCCGATGGGCGACGTCAAAGACCTCGGCCTTTCGAGCGATGATTACCTGCGCATGTATCGTTGGCTCGTATTCGCGCGCGCGGTCGACGATCGCTGCTACATCCTCGTCCGCCAAGGCCGTTCCGGCTTTTTCGCGCAGATCGCGGGTCAAGAGGCGAGCCAGATCGGCAGCGCTCTTCCGTTGAAGACCCAGGATTGGATGTACGGAGACCACCGCTCGCAAGGCAGCCTCATGGTCAAGGGGCTCAAAGCATCGGAGTGGTTCGCGCATCAGCTCGGCCGGATGCTCGATCCGAGCCAAGGCCGCCTCATGCCCCACGGTCCGGGCCGGCGCGATCTCAACATGGTGCCGCCGTCGTCGACGGTGGGCAATCAGATCACCGAAGCGGTCGGCACCGCCATGGCGCAGCGCATCAAGAAGACCGACGGCATCACCATCTGCTACTTCGGCGACGGCGCCACAAGCGAAGGCGACTTCCACGTCGGCATGAATTTCGCCGCCGTCTACAATTCGCCGGTCATACTTTTCTGTCAGAACAATCAGTATGCGATCAGCGTCCGGCTGGAAGAACAGACCCACACGAAGACCGTCGCCGAAAAGGCGCGCGCGTATGGTATGGAAGGCTACCTTGTGGACGGGAACGACATCCTCGCGGTGTACGCCGTCACCAAGCATTGCGCCGACAAAGCGCGCGCCGATCGCGGTCCAAGCCTCATCGAGTCGTACACGTATCGCTACGGTCCACACTCGTCTGCCGACGACGACACCCGCTACCGGCCAAAGGGCGAGCTTGAGATGTGGCGCACGCAACGCGATCCGATCACCCGCTTCAAGAACTTCCTCGTGAACCAAAAGCTCTGGGACGACAAAAAAGAAGAAGCGCTGATCGCCGACGTCAAAGCCGAACTGGCTACCGCGCTCGCCGAGGCCGAAGCAAGTCCCGCCCCCGATCCGATGACCGTGCTTGATCACACGTATGCCAAATACACGCCGCAACTCGAGTGGGAGCGCAAAGAACTCGCCGCCGAGCTTGGCGTCTAGAGGTTATGATGGCAACGACAGCAGTGGAAAAACAAACGACGCTCAGCACGATGGTGCAAGCGGTGCGTTCGGCATTATTCGATGAGATGGCGCTCGATCCAAATGTGGTCACCCTGGGTGAAGACATCGGCCCGCGCGGCGGCGTGTTTCTCGTCACCGAAGGCCTCATCGACAAATTCGGCAAGGATCGGGTGATCGACACTCCGCTCTCCGAGCTTGGCATCATCGGCGCTGCGATCGGCATGGCGGTCTTCGGACTGCGGCCCATCGCGGAGATCCAATTCATCGACTTCTTGTTCCCCGGATTCGACATGCTCGTGTCGGAAGCCGCGAAGATGCGTTACCGCTCGGCCGGCCAGTTCGCGTGCCCGATGGTCGTGCGCTCGCCGTACGGCGGCGGCGTGCGTGGCGGCGGTTATCACTCGCAATCGCCGGAAGCTTATTTCGTCGCGACGCCCGGACTCAAAGTTGTGGCGCCGAGCAATCCCTATGACGCCAAAGGCTTGCTCATCGCGTCGATTCGCGACGACGATCCGGTCGTCTTCATGGAGCCAAAGAAGATCTACCGCTTTCAAAAGCAAGAGATCCCGAACGGCGCCTATGAAGTGCCGCTCGGCAAAGCTGCGGTCGCGCGCGAAGGCAAGCACGTCTCGATCATCACGTTCGGCGCTATGGTGACGCTGGCGCTCGAGGCCGCGGACAAGATGAAGTCCGACGGTGTGGAAGTGGAAGTGATCGACCTGCGCACGCTGCAGCCGTACGACAGCGATGCGATCATGCAGTCGGTCGCCAAGACCGGCCATGTGGTCTTGCTCCAGGAAGCACCGCGCATCGGCGGCTTCATGGGCGAGATATCCGCATTCATCGCCGAAGAAGGCATCGAGCATCTCGAAGGCCCGATGGTGCGCGTTGCCGGTTGGGATACGCCGTTCCCGTATGCGCTCGAGAAGGCGTACATGCCCAATGTCGCGCGGATCACGCGCGCGATCAAGAAGACACTGAATTTCTAGACGTCGTCGTACTTCAAAGGAACTGTAGATGGCAATCGAACTCGAGATGCCCGAACTCGCCGAATCCGTTATCGAGGGCGAGATCGTCAAATGGCTAGTCAACGAAGGCGACCGCGTCGAGCTGGATCAGCTTCTGGTCGAGGTCATGACCGACAAGGTGACGGTTGAAGTGCCATCGCCGTACGCGGGAATCTTGCTCAAACAAGTGGCCAAAGAAGGCGAGGTTGTCGGCATCGGCAAGCCGATCGCCATCTTCGGCGAGCCCGGCGAGAAGATCGATGATACATCGAAGCTGGAACACGTGACGCCGAAAGTCGAAGTGGTCGCTAACGGGAAGGTCGATGCGGCGGCGCCTGAAGCGAAAGATGCGACGGCTGAGCAAGTGCCGGCAGCGGGCGAAAAAGAATCAGCCCAATCAGCTAAGGCCGAAAAACCGCCGGCGGAGCCAAGCCGGCCGCAGGCTGCGGTAAGCGAGACCGCCGCCCTCAGTGCGTTCGGCAAACCGATGGCGGCTCCGGCGGTGCGGAAGCTCGCGCGCGACCTCGGCGTCGAGTTGATAAAAGTCCGCGGTTCGGGCGAGAACGGGCGCATCGGCCGCGAGGACGTG
Encoded here:
- the lepB gene encoding signal peptidase I, which codes for MSRSTMVVLIVLAAAAAMCAAVGVWWYHNTFGHAPCTRAFMEPGAAMQPTIQPGDSVCADTSRYGNHDPSDGEVVVFEPPAILGTLPFTKRIVAGPGDTVAMRRGRTYVNGTQVYEPYISTPASYSLQVRNFDIYVDETPLDPSRAQIPPKDSWSRQNWIPKGYYLVLGDNRNNSDDSHLWGFVRRDQLIGRVTSIYWPLSRVRTLSP
- a CDS encoding thiamine pyrophosphate-dependent enzyme, whose amino-acid sequence is MQVKPFTDTPIKYLEYDGRPMGDVKDLGLSSDDYLRMYRWLVFARAVDDRCYILVRQGRSGFFAQIAGQEASQIGSALPLKTQDWMYGDHRSQGSLMVKGLKASEWFAHQLGRMLDPSQGRLMPHGPGRRDLNMVPPSSTVGNQITEAVGTAMAQRIKKTDGITICYFGDGATSEGDFHVGMNFAAVYNSPVILFCQNNQYAISVRLEEQTHTKTVAEKARAYGMEGYLVDGNDILAVYAVTKHCADKARADRGPSLIESYTYRYGPHSSADDDTRYRPKGELEMWRTQRDPITRFKNFLVNQKLWDDKKEEALIADVKAELATALAEAEASPAPDPMTVLDHTYAKYTPQLEWERKELAAELGV
- a CDS encoding alpha-ketoacid dehydrogenase subunit beta; this translates as MEKQTTLSTMVQAVRSALFDEMALDPNVVTLGEDIGPRGGVFLVTEGLIDKFGKDRVIDTPLSELGIIGAAIGMAVFGLRPIAEIQFIDFLFPGFDMLVSEAAKMRYRSAGQFACPMVVRSPYGGGVRGGGYHSQSPEAYFVATPGLKVVAPSNPYDAKGLLIASIRDDDPVVFMEPKKIYRFQKQEIPNGAYEVPLGKAAVAREGKHVSIITFGAMVTLALEAADKMKSDGVEVEVIDLRTLQPYDSDAIMQSVAKTGHVVLLQEAPRIGGFMGEISAFIAEEGIEHLEGPMVRVAGWDTPFPYALEKAYMPNVARITRAIKKTLNF